One bacterium genomic window, ACGGCCCCGGCGTGTTGGCCGTCCAGGCTGCGCTGGAGGGCCGCGGGGGCGCCCCCTCCTTCCGCACCCTGCCCCGCCTCGGCGAGTGGCTGCGCGCCGTGGAGGACATGCGCTTCCAGGACCGCTGGGCAGCGGCGGCACGACTGGAGTGGCGCCAGGACCTGCCCTTCACCCTGCCCACCCGGCCGGGCCGCTGGCTGGCGGCGCGCTCCGGCTTCGTTTGCTTCGTGGAGGCGGGGCAGGTGGGGGCGCGGGGCTGCGACCTGGCGGCCGGCCCCTGGAAGTCGAGCCTGGGGCTGGGCGGGCGCTTCGCCCTCCTGCCCGGCGAGCGTCTCAACGCCCGCGCCGACCTCGCCTATGGGGCGGAGGGCGTGGCCTTGCGCATCAAAGTGGGGGAGGAGTTCTGACTCCTTCCCCCTCCCAGGGGGAAGGCCGGGATGGGGGTTTGCGGAGCCGAGCATCGTTCGGATCCAGAGCGGCGCGGCAGATCTCGCCAAGCACCCATGCCAGCCTGTCGCTGACATCGTTGTTTTGGAACCTGATCACGCGCACTCCCTGCTGACTCAACCATGCGCTTCTTCTCTCATCCTGTGACTTGTCCACCTGATGTTGCACCCCATCAAGTTCGATGGCAAGCCGGTGTTCTGCGCAATAGAAGTCCACGATGTATGGCCCCACAACATGTTGGCGTCTGAAGCGAAGGCCGTTCAATTGCTTTTTGCGGAGCATGCTCCATAAACATCGCTCGTAGCTTGTCATGTCGCGTCGCATGCGGCGAGCGTGT contains:
- a CDS encoding DUF559 domain-containing protein yields the protein MVYQRVPPRLTQHARRMRRDMTSYERCLWSMLRKKQLNGLRFRRQHVVGPYIVDFYCAEHRLAIELDGVQHQVDKSQDERRSAWLSQQGVRVIRFQNNDVSDRLAWVLGEICRAALDPNDARLRKPPSRPSPWEGEGVRTPPPL